The Campylobacter sp. CNRCH_2014_0184h genome includes a window with the following:
- the tyrS gene encoding tyrosine--tRNA ligase encodes MDINEIIKEIKRGIAEIIDEERLVSLVKNYYEKGENFFVKAGFDPTAADLHLGHTVVLSKMALLQKHGAIVQFLIGDFTAQIGDPTGKSATRKKLDKEEVLKNAKTYEEQVFKILDPNKTQIHFNSKWLNELGAAGIVELTSTFSVARMLERDDFTKRFKEQSPISICEFLYPLLQGYDSVALKSDIEMGGTDQKFNLLMGRQLQRVYNCQKEQAVMMMPLLEGLDGVNKMSKSLGNYIGVTENAKDMYAKVLSISDELMFRYYELLSEKSLNEISQIKDDIKNGSLHPKKAKENLALEITARFHSSECALKAKEEFDKVHSAKELPSDMPSFTLEGSIWLAKAIVECKMESSTSAARRLINSNAVSVNGEKVQDEQFQLESGEYILQVGKRKFAKLKVI; translated from the coding sequence ATGGATATTAATGAAATTATTAAAGAAATTAAACGAGGAATAGCAGAAATTATTGATGAAGAAAGATTAGTTTCTTTAGTAAAAAATTACTATGAAAAAGGTGAAAATTTTTTTGTAAAGGCTGGTTTTGATCCTACGGCTGCTGATTTGCATTTGGGTCATACTGTGGTTTTGAGCAAAATGGCTTTGCTTCAAAAACATGGGGCTATAGTGCAGTTTTTAATAGGTGATTTTACTGCTCAAATTGGAGATCCAACAGGAAAAAGTGCTACAAGAAAAAAACTTGACAAAGAAGAAGTACTTAAAAATGCTAAAACTTATGAAGAACAAGTTTTTAAGATTTTAGATCCAAATAAAACTCAAATTCATTTTAATTCTAAATGGCTAAATGAGCTTGGTGCTGCTGGTATAGTAGAGCTTACTTCGACTTTTAGTGTTGCTAGAATGCTTGAGAGAGATGATTTTACTAAGCGTTTCAAAGAACAAAGCCCTATATCAATTTGTGAGTTTTTATATCCGCTTTTGCAAGGTTATGACAGTGTTGCATTAAAAAGTGATATAGAAATGGGCGGTACGGATCAAAAGTTTAATCTTTTAATGGGTAGACAGCTTCAAAGAGTATATAATTGTCAAAAAGAACAAGCGGTGATGATGATGCCATTGCTTGAAGGCCTTGATGGTGTAAATAAAATGAGTAAAAGCTTGGGAAATTATATTGGTGTAACTGAAAATGCCAAAGATATGTATGCTAAAGTTTTGAGTATTAGTGATGAATTGATGTTTAGATATTATGAACTTTTAAGTGAAAAAAGCTTAAATGAAATTTCACAAATAAAAGATGATATTAAAAATGGCTCATTGCATCCTAAAAAAGCTAAAGAAAATTTAGCTTTAGAAATTACTGCGCGTTTTCACTCAAGCGAGTGTGCTTTAAAAGCTAAGGAAGAATTTGACAAAGTCCATAGCGCAAAAGAACTTCCTAGTGATATGCCAAGTTTTACTTTAGAAGGTAGTATTTGGCTTGCAAAAGCTATAGTAGAGTGCAAAATGGAAAGTTCTACTTCAGCTGCTAGAAGATTGATTAATTCAAATGCAGTAAGTGTTAATGGAGAAAAAGTTCAAGATGAACAATTCCAACTAGAAAGCGGTGAATATATTTTACAAGTTGGAAAAAGAAAATTTGCAAAATTAAAGGTAATATGA